CCCCTGGACAATTACATAAAAAACGTTGGCGTTTACATAAAAAATCAAAACCAATGGTTAGTTGATGAAAACCCGAAGTATCAAAAGCAACATCGCCCATAACATAAGAATAGCTATAACTAATCATAAATTTACCCATATTTACACCAACAAAAGGCGTAATATATTGTAACTTTTGTTCTGCTAATTTACCTGCAGTTAAATATTCGGTTGCATCAAAGCCGTTTCTATAAGATATCCCACCCCAAAGCGTACCGTTTTGTAACGGTTTATAAAGTTTTAAATTTAAATCAAGAGTTTTGCCCTTGGTATGTTCTGTATATTGAAACAAAACCGAAGGTTCGTACCATAATTTTTCACGATCGCCAAACGTATAACCTAAAGCGCCAATAAATTTGCGCATATTAAAGCTTTCATAATCACTATATATTTTACGTTTGGTACCTAAAGCATTTTTAACCACAGCGTGCGAATAAAAATCGCCGTAGAAATAAGAAAAACCAAAATCAACATTAAAATCATTTCCTTTAACTAACATGCTTTGTGAAACGTTTGGATCATGAATAGCTTCAGACGTAAAACGGGTTTGATCTAAGGTTGTCTGATCAAATCCGGCAGAAAGCCCGAAAGAAAACTGATTTAAATCTTCATTACCGTAATTAAATATTAAATGATGCGCAAAGGTAGCTTTGGCTCCGCGTTGGCTATGAAAACCATTTTGGTCATTGTACATAACCAAACCAATTCCGGAATTTGAATCTTCAGCCATTTTAGAATTAAAAGACAATGTTTGCAATTGCGGCGCATTAGGTTGCCCAAACCATTGCTGACGTGCCGTTATGCGTAGC
This genomic window from Flavobacterium agricola contains:
- a CDS encoding PorP/SprF family type IX secretion system membrane protein; amino-acid sequence: MVAVKRFLIGLFLLFFAVSPAQEGISVYSDYLSDNYYLLFPSMAGAANCAKLRITARQQWFGQPNAPQLQTLSFNSKMAEDSNSGIGLVMYNDQNGFHSQRGAKATFAHHLIFNYGNEDLNQFSFGLSAGFDQTTLDQTRFTSEAIHDPNVSQSMLVKGNDFNVDFGFSYFYGDFYSHAVVKNALGTKRKIYSDYESFNMRKFIGALGYTFGDREKLWYEPSVLFQYTEHTKGKTLDLNLKLYKPLQNGTLWGGISYRNGFDATEYLTAGKLAEQKLQYITPFVGVNMGKFMISYSYSYVMGDVAFDTSGFHQLTIGFDFLCKRQRFLCNCPGVN